One segment of Ipomoea triloba cultivar NCNSP0323 chromosome 12, ASM357664v1 DNA contains the following:
- the LOC115999319 gene encoding putative ETHYLENE INSENSITIVE 3-like 4 protein: MVNFHGDLDPLSPGSETETILEEEEEEMEEIISYRDLKKRMRKDQIHMQKLKVERTAAAAAGKEEILRDDEDESATEKQLEASRRKKTARSQDAVLKYMVKIMEVCKGQGFVYGIVPENGNPVIGSSDSLREWWKDKVKFVKNAPEAIAEYLPKLVTLVEDPNSSVIYLLQDLQDTTLGSLMSALMPHCLPPQRKFPLEKGLAPPWWPTGRELWWGDQGLAQQHGPPPYKKPHGLKKAWKISVLAAIVKHMSPDLDRMRRLVKQSKSLQNKMSAKDTTTWSKIVNREEDLIKLAQKALKIIDQGDQEQEKEKEASFLTHDKRKCAFERQIATEIVLYACQNLQCPQSGLGLGFPDKTSRTEHEQICPHRDQNLDFGENYVPSLITEGDIDIDTGQLPDWINEDIQRIFHEYNAQFVNGGAGNYGNLLSDNLTEQQYRYDPTMAGEEASTSGSTSVWDLAYDDIDPD, encoded by the coding sequence ATGGTGAACTTTCATGGAGACCTTGATCCCTTGAGTCCGGGGAGCGAGACGGAGACtattcttgaagaagaagaagaagaaatggaggagATAATAAGCTACCGTGATCTCAAGAAGCGGATGCGGAAGGACCAGATTCACATGCAGAAGCTCAAGGTTGAAcgaacggcggcggcggcggccggAAAAGAAGAGATTTTGAGAGACGACGAGGACGAATCGGCGACGGAGAAACAGCTGGAAGCGTCCCGGCGGAAGAAGACGGCGAGGTCTCAAGACGCGGTTCTCAAGTACATGGTGAAGATCATGGAGGTGTGCAAAGGGCAAGGGTTCGTGTACGGGATCGTCCCGGAAAACGGGAACCCGGTGATAGGGTCATCCGACAGTCTGCGAGAATGGTGGAAAGACAAAGTAAAGTTCGTCAAGAACGCCCCGGAGGCCATAGCCGAATACCTCCCCAAACTAGTAACCCTAGTAGAAGACCCAAATTCCAGCGTGATCTACCTTCTCCAAGATCTCCAGGACACCACTCTGGGCTCCCTCATGTCCGCCCTAATGCCGCACTGTCTCCCTCCCCAGCGGAAGTTCCCGCTAGAGAAGGGGCTCGCCCCGCCGTGGTGGCCCACCGGGCGAGAGCTCTGGTGGGGCGATCAAGGCCTGGCTCAACAACACGGCCCCCCACCCTACAAAAAGCCTCACGGCCTCAAGAAAGCCTGGAAAATCAGCGTTTTAGCCGCAATCGTCAAACACATGTCCCCAGATTTAGACCGGATGAGACGCCTCGTCAAACAATCTAAATCCCTTCAAAACAAAATGTCCGCTAAGGATACTACCACCTGGTCCAAAATCGTTAACCGAGAAGAAGACCTCATCAAACTCGCCCAAAAAGCCCTCAAGATTATCGACCAAGGAGACcaagaacaagaaaaagaaaaagaagcctCTTTTCTCACGCACGACAAGAGAAAGTGCGCATTCGAGCGTCAAATCGCGACAGAGATCGTCCTATACGCGTGTCAGAATTTACAGTGCCCGCAGAGCGGCTTAGGATTGGGATTCCCCGACAAGACTTCGCGAACTGAGCATGAACAAATCTGTCCCCATCGCGACCAGAATCTTGATTTCGGCGAAAACTATGTTCCTAGCTTGATCACagaaggagatatagatatagatacaGGGCAATTACCAGATTGGATCAACGAGGATATTCAGAGAATCTTCCACGAATACAACGCGCAGTTCGTCAATGGCGGCGCTGGGAACTATGGGAATCTCTTGAGCGACAATCTGACAGAACAACAGTATAGATATGATCCGACCATGGCAGGTGAAGAAGCTTCCACTTCTGGTTCAACTTCTGTGTGGGATTTAGCATACGATGATATCGATCCAGACTGA